In the Flavobacterium acetivorans genome, one interval contains:
- a CDS encoding ribonuclease E inhibitor RraB, which yields MNWDTFYYLIFVPIIIINTIIYFAKNNKNPNKKNIVLKNYDFTQKSEEDKFVIESAFNKNLEKLMQITPQTIYHFRKINDAEEKELKLEFFFYTNKAKKAEKLVAELKKINYTVKQSVSEKDNKIFIITGWTTKIKMSDEIVKKWTNQMCILGYNFDCEFDFLETTK from the coding sequence ATGAATTGGGATACATTTTATTATTTAATTTTTGTTCCTATCATCATAATAAATACAATTATTTATTTCGCAAAAAATAATAAAAATCCAAATAAAAAAAATATAGTTCTTAAAAACTATGATTTTACGCAAAAATCTGAAGAGGATAAATTTGTTATTGAATCAGCATTCAACAAAAACCTTGAAAAATTAATGCAAATAACACCGCAAACAATTTATCATTTCAGAAAAATTAATGATGCCGAAGAAAAAGAACTCAAACTTGAATTCTTTTTTTACACTAACAAGGCAAAAAAAGCAGAAAAGCTTGTAGCAGAATTAAAAAAAATAAATTATACTGTAAAACAAAGTGTTAGTGAGAAAGATAATAAGATATTTATTATTACTGGCTGGACAACAAAAATAAAAATGAGTGATGAAATTGTAAAAAAATGGACAAACCAAATGTGCATACTTGGTTATAATTTTGACTGTGAATTTGATTTTTTAGAAACTACTAAATAA